GTTCGTACGGGACATTTATGTTCCCAGCCCTCCATGGCGCGTTGGGGAACAGGACATGTGTTAAGGGCTTCTTTAGGAGTATATAATGATAAGCACGATATCGATACCTTTATCTGTGCGTTGCAAGATGCTGTTGCACAACTAAGGAGGTAATCCTTAGAATGACTTTCTTTTTATAGGGAGGGTTTTTTCCCCTTTACAAACCGGGATGTTCCCCACTGAAAGAGGAACCAGTTTTTTAAATAGCGAGGGCTGTTCCAGAGCTTAGGGATGCTATACTGGTTTGGAGAGAGGTCAAAGCGAAAAATCCCATGAGTTTTTGTCTTTTTTATATTTAGAGTGTTCCCCAAAACGAAAGAAAAATCATAGTGTTTCTCCACGTATGCTTTACTATTTTTATCAGCTTTCCCAAAAGGATAAAGAAAGGCTTTAGGGGGTTGGCCAAGCATCGAGTGAAGGTAGTGTTTGGATAAGAACACCTCTGTAGCAAGATAAGAAGGAGAACGCTGAAGGTTCCTAACAGCAAATCCCGAAGAAGCAAGTTGGATTAGGGGAGAGGAGGCCATGGCAAGGAGCTCTTCTTGGCAGCAGAAAGGCATATGTTTTGAGAAGACCTCATCTTGGAATGCCAAAGTCCCCGAGGGTGTTAGGCGGTACGACAAGGGAAGATCCATGGCTGTAGTGGGAGGGACATAGCGCCAGGCAACTCCTACAACAGCAGGGATCTGGTGGAGCTGTAAAAAAGGAAAAATAGAGGTATAGAAGTCTATAGAGGCAAAATCAAAGGTCAGCATAAAAGCTGTACGTGAGGGAGGAAGAGGATCTCCAGGGAGGAGGAGCGGAGCATGTTGCTTGAGCAGGAGAAGGTAGTGTTTTAGAGAGTCTAAGTGCTTAGGAACGCGAGAAAACACTACAGAGCGAAAAGCAAGCACCCCCAGCATAAATCATGATTCAGGGTATATGGTTAGGGTCCCAGAGATCACAAGAGGAGGAGTCTTGGAGGGCTCTTCTTGAGAAGAACTTGGTTCTGAGGAGGCTTCTGAAGTTTCAAGAATTTCTGTTTCTGGTTGCATAGAGAGCTTTATGAGGTTTTACGCGCTTGTTGCGAACATATGCCAAAGCGCTGTGTTAATGTCCATTCTCCATCTCTATAAAACTGCTCAAGTTGTGCAAATAGAGGGAGGTTTTTTAGTGTTTCAAAATCCTGCTTAGGATCTTGATGGAGGAGTTCCTTAAGCTCTATGATGCGGAGGAGCGTCAGAAACTGCAACGTAGGATAGTCAGGGGTGGTCGTTATCATGCTTAGGAGATCCAAAGATTTGCTTAAGGCAAGCTCATAGTGCTTTGTGGCTTGTGCTTCTGTGGTTTCCTTTAGCAGTGCCTGTATCGGACTGGGAAGATGCTTCCCTAGGCCATGCTTGTATGCGAGGCTTGCATAATAAGCCCCGCGGAGGGGATCATTATGCAAATAAAAACATGCCGAGAGAAAACTCGCATAAGGGTATGCTGCTTCCTTGCCTAGGTGGTAAGCATACTCCAAACTATCAAGGGCTGTTTTCGGAGGGAGCACACCGTGATAAGAAGCGTGCTCAGCAGCTTTAGACAGCATCAGAATGTGGGAGCGTTTATTTTTAGCGTAAGAAGTCGTGTTGGAAAGAATCCTCACAGAGAGAAACACAGCAAGAGCACAAAGCAACCCCATAAGAAAAGAGTACGAGCAAACTTTTTTCCATAGAGCAGAGAGGATCCTTTGCATAATGCTCACTATAGAGTCCTAAAACTTTTAAGTGTATAGGGAAACTTTTTTTTCGTAAACTTCTGAGAGGAAAGAGGAGAAGGGATTTCTCCGTGGAAAAAAAACTTTTCTTCTAGAAGCTCTTTTGATAGAAAACTCCTATAATAATCTACTTTTAGATAGAGTAGGTTCTTTTCAAAGATATGTAATTAGGAATCCCATGAGCGTAGATGAGGTTGCAAGCACAGAAAAAGATACTATTATAGAAATTGCAATTGATGCAATTCGTGTGAGTCCTTTTCAGCCTCGTAGGGTGTTTTCTAATGAGGAGTTGGATGAACTGATCGCCTCTTTGAAGTCTGTAGGGTTGATCCATCCCCCCGTAGTAAGAGAGATCCGCAACGGAGAGCATGTTTTGTATTATGAGCTGATCGCTGGAGAGCGACGCTGGAGAGCAATGCAAAAAGCTGGCTATGCAGTGATTCCTGTTGTGCTGAAGCGCATGATGGCAGATGATGTTGCTGCAGAAGCTACTCTCATTGAGAATATCCAAAGGGTGAACCTGAATCCTCTGGAAATGGCAGAGGCCTTTAAGAAACTCATTCATGTATTTGGGTTAACTCAGGATAAGGTCGCAAGTAAGGTTGGGAAAAAGCGCTCAACAGTAGCGAACTATCTTCGTCTTTTGACACTTTCCGAAACGATTCAAAAGAGCATCTCCCTTGGAGAGGTCACCTTGGGCCATGCCAAGGTAATCCTTACTCTTGAAGATCCTGCTTTGCGGGAGCAGCTGAATGCAGAGATCATAAAAGAGGGATTGGCAGTAAGGGAAGCAGAACTTCTTGCGAAATCTCTTATGCAACAACATGGCAAGCAAGAGCTTGTTACAAAAGGCCCTAAGGAAAAAACTTCCTATCCCCACCCTAAGGAAAAGTATGCGGAAGTGCAAAAGCGCTTGAGCAACGAGTGTGGCTATAAGGTTAAAGTCCAACCCTCAGGGGAAGATATCTGCGTTTCTTTTTATCTTCATAATGCTGAGGAGCTAGAAACGCTACAAGAGCGGCTTTTAAAAGACAGCCCCTCATTTAAGGGAATGTAAAAACACGCCTTCTTACGTAAGAACCAAAATCTTTTTTAAGTCTAAAACAACTGTAAAAATATTTCTAACGATCACAGCCTAAAGGGTTCCCTGAAGAAACCCTTTAGGTATCTGTGGGTGTGGAGGAGTGTTTTATGCAACGATAGGAATGTCTGTTTACGGTAGTGTTTGCAATCGGCCCTGTTTTGCATTGGGCTGCTTTATAAGGACAGCGAGAATAGAAAATACAGCCTGTTTCTTCAGCTCGGTCTTGTGGACAGGCTTGGTATTGTGCGAGTTGGTTTGGGATTCTTTGGCTTGGGGAGTCGGGAAGCTGAGATCTTAATAACATTTCAGTATAAGGGTGTTGAGGATATGCAAAGATTTGCTCTGTAGGCCCGGACTCTACAATTTGTCCCTTATACATAATTAAGATATCAGAGCATAAAGAACGGACAATAGCGAGGTCATGAGAAATAAAAAGATAAGTAAAGTGTAGGCGTGCCTGAAGATCTAAAAGCATATTTAAGATCTGCGCTTGCATGGAAAGATCTAAGGCGGAAACGATTTCATCGCAGATAATTAACTTCGGTGCTCCGAGAAGAGCCCGAGCAATAGAGACCCTCTGCTGTTGCCCCCCTGAAAGTTGCTGGGGGTAGTAGTACATATAAGAACTAGAAAGCCCTACAAGCTCTAAAGATTCCGCAACCTTAGCATGGAGTTTGTCCTTGGAGATGAGTTTATGGTAGAGAAGAGAATGCCCCAAGCTGTCAAAAATAGTCTTTCTAGGATTTAAAGATGCCTGAGGATTTTGAAAGACCATGCGAGTTTGAGAGCAGAGTTGTTGCCTCCCTTGCTTAGAAGAAATTTTTATGGGAGTCCCACTAAAAGATAAATAGCCAGAAGTAAAAGGCAAAAGACCTGCGAGGCCTAAAGCTAGGGTGCTTTTCCCTGATCCAGATTCTCCAATCAAACCTGTAATACGGTTAGGATAAAGAGAAAAGGAAAGATTATCAATGGCCTTTGTTGCTAGGGTTTTTCTCCGCAGCCAGCAGGAACGCTTGTAGTAGTATGTAGAGAGATTTTGAGCTTGAATTAGGGGAAGTTTAGTCATAAAGCCAGCACCGCACTTTGTGTCCTTTTTGTATTAGACTCTCTTTTGGGGTCTGCTTTTGGCAGGAGGAGACCATCTGAGAGCATCGAGGATGGTAAACGCACCCTGAAGGCAAGGCCGTATAATGTGGAGGGTGGCCAGGGATAGACATAAAAGATCTCAGCACAGCCCCTTGTACAGAGGGGCGTGCTTTAAGAAGATCTTGGGTATAGGGATGGGCAGGATTATGGAATAACTCTGTGGCAGAAGTTTTTTCTGCCATGCATCCCCCATACAGGACCAAGACATGATCAGCAATTTCTGCAACTACCCCCATGTTGTGGGTGATCATCAGGAGACTCATGCCGGTTTTCTCTTGCAGAGTCTTAAGTAGCTGCAGAATTTGGTATTGTATGGAAACATCTAGTGCAGTTGTAGGCTCGTCCGCGATTAAAATTTTGGGAGAGCATAGGAGCGCCATAGCAATGCCAACTCTTTGTAGCATCCCTCCTGAAAGCTGATGGGGATAGAGTTTTAGGCAGGTTTCTGGCTGATGAAATCCTGTTTCATAAAGGGCTTGGAGAAGGGTTTCTCTCTCTGCATCTCGAGAGAGATGTAGATGCGTACGGATAATCTCTTGCAGTTGTTGTTCTATGGTGAAAACAGGGTTAAAGCTCGCATGGGGATTTTGGAAAATCGTTGCAATTTGTGCTCCTATGATCTTCCTTAAAGTCGCTTTGGAGGCAGATAGCAGCTCCTGTCCCTGAAAGCGGATAGAACCAGAAACAGCAAATTGAGGACGGGGGAGGAGTTGAAGAAGTGCGTGCACAGTAAGGGTTTTCCCTGATCCAGATTCTCCAATGATAGCTAAAGTTTGTTGCTCATAGAGCTCAAAAGATAGGGATTGTACTAGGGTATAGCGCTTCCGCTGTTTCGTAAGAGTAATAGTTAAATTCTCTACTTGTAAGATGGGGTGCTGAGCCATAAGTCATTTACAAGATCTTTAATTCAAGCTATTATTGCGGAAAAGGCTTTCTTATGCAAACCCTTGCACGTTTATTCGGACAATCTCCCTTCGCTCCGCTGCAAGCTCATTTAGAAGTAGTTGCTTCCTGTGTACATCAGATGCTTCCAATATTTTTAGCTCTTCGAGATGGCCGATATCAAGATGTCCTAGAAATTGCCAAGGGGATTTCTAAAAAAGAGTACAAGGCTGATTGTATAAAAAATGATATGCGCAATCATCTGCCTGTGGGGTTGTTTATGCCTGTATCGCGTGCAGGCATTCTAGAAATTATTTCCATTCAGGATAGTATTGCAGATGCTGTAGAAGATGTGGCTATTTTGCTTACTGTTCGGCATTTGCGTTGCTATGCCTCTATGGAGGAGATCTTTTTTCAATTTTTAGAGAAAAATATAGAAACTTTTGAGTTAACAACGACTCTACTTCATGAGTTCAATCAGCTATTGGAGAGTTCCTTCGGAGGAAGAAAAGCAGATAAAGCGCGTACTCTTGTAGGAAAAATCGTCAAGGCAGAACATGAATCTGATGTTGTCCAGAGAGAACTCATGCGGGTGTTTTTTTCTGATGAGTTTGTCATTCCAGAAAAGGAGTTTTACTTATGGTTGCAGATCATACGAAGAACAGCAGGAATTTCTGACCGCTCCGAAAAACTTGCACATAGAATTAATATGACACTAGAAGAAAAGTAAGCATGCTATTCATCCTAATCGTTTTCGTATTTCTGAGTGGGTGTTATACTGCTTGGAATATAGGGGCTAATGATGTAGCAAATGCTGTAGGGCCAAGTGTAGGATCTGGCGTTCTGACTTTGCGACAGGCAGTAATTATCGCGGCAATTTTTGAGTTTTTAGGGGCAGTATTCTTCGGGGATCGGGTTGTTGGGACAATAGAGAACAACCTTGTTTCGGTTTCTAGCCTTGCCCCTAAAGATTACATCTATGGCATGACTGCAGCCCTGATCTCTACAGG
This genomic stretch from Chlamydia pecorum E58 harbors:
- a CDS encoding polysaccharide deacetylase family protein gives rise to the protein MLGVLAFRSVVFSRVPKHLDSLKHYLLLLKQHAPLLLPGDPLPPSRTAFMLTFDFASIDFYTSIFPFLQLHQIPAVVGVAWRYVPPTTAMDLPLSYRLTPSGTLAFQDEVFSKHMPFCCQEELLAMASSPLIQLASSGFAVRNLQRSPSYLATEVFLSKHYLHSMLGQPPKAFLYPFGKADKNSKAYVEKHYDFSFVLGNTLNIKKTKTHGIFRFDLSPNQYSIPKLWNSPRYLKNWFLFQWGTSRFVKGKKPSL
- a CDS encoding ParB/RepB/Spo0J family partition protein — encoded protein: MSVDEVASTEKDTIIEIAIDAIRVSPFQPRRVFSNEELDELIASLKSVGLIHPPVVREIRNGEHVLYYELIAGERRWRAMQKAGYAVIPVVLKRMMADDVAAEATLIENIQRVNLNPLEMAEAFKKLIHVFGLTQDKVASKVGKKRSTVANYLRLLTLSETIQKSISLGEVTLGHAKVILTLEDPALREQLNAEIIKEGLAVREAELLAKSLMQQHGKQELVTKGPKEKTSYPHPKEKYAEVQKRLSNECGYKVKVQPSGEDICVSFYLHNAEELETLQERLLKDSPSFKGM
- a CDS encoding oligopeptide/dipeptide ABC transporter ATP-binding protein, yielding MTKLPLIQAQNLSTYYYKRSCWLRRKTLATKAIDNLSFSLYPNRITGLIGESGSGKSTLALGLAGLLPFTSGYLSFSGTPIKISSKQGRQQLCSQTRMVFQNPQASLNPRKTIFDSLGHSLLYHKLISKDKLHAKVAESLELVGLSSSYMYYYPQQLSGGQQQRVSIARALLGAPKLIICDEIVSALDLSMQAQILNMLLDLQARLHFTYLFISHDLAIVRSLCSDILIMYKGQIVESGPTEQIFAYPQHPYTEMLLRSQLPDSPSQRIPNQLAQYQACPQDRAEETGCIFYSRCPYKAAQCKTGPIANTTVNRHSYRCIKHSSTPTDT
- a CDS encoding ABC transporter ATP-binding protein; translation: MAQHPILQVENLTITLTKQRKRYTLVQSLSFELYEQQTLAIIGESGSGKTLTVHALLQLLPRPQFAVSGSIRFQGQELLSASKATLRKIIGAQIATIFQNPHASFNPVFTIEQQLQEIIRTHLHLSRDAERETLLQALYETGFHQPETCLKLYPHQLSGGMLQRVGIAMALLCSPKILIADEPTTALDVSIQYQILQLLKTLQEKTGMSLLMITHNMGVVAEIADHVLVLYGGCMAEKTSATELFHNPAHPYTQDLLKARPSVQGAVLRSFMSIPGHPPHYTALPSGCVYHPRCSQMVSSCQKQTPKESLIQKGHKVRCWLYD
- a CDS encoding TIGR00153 family protein, with protein sequence MQTLARLFGQSPFAPLQAHLEVVASCVHQMLPIFLALRDGRYQDVLEIAKGISKKEYKADCIKNDMRNHLPVGLFMPVSRAGILEIISIQDSIADAVEDVAILLTVRHLRCYASMEEIFFQFLEKNIETFELTTTLLHEFNQLLESSFGGRKADKARTLVGKIVKAEHESDVVQRELMRVFFSDEFVIPEKEFYLWLQIIRRTAGISDRSEKLAHRINMTLEEK